One stretch of Chitinophaga pendula DNA includes these proteins:
- the mtaB gene encoding tRNA (N(6)-L-threonylcarbamoyladenosine(37)-C(2))-methylthiotransferase MtaB, with protein MTQEKTVAFHTLGCKLNFSETSAISRLLEQDGFVKTDFDGQADVYVINTCSVTENADKECRQLVRRIQRRAPQSMVVITGCYAQLKPQEIASIEGVDLVLGAAEKFNIVDHLKTLTKGDSTKICSCDIEEVNSFHSSYSINDRTRTFLKVQDGCDYNCSFCTIPMARGKSRSDSIANVLVNARTLAANGAKEIVLTGINLGDFGKGFEGGKKREESFFELIQALDEIEGIDRYRISSIEPNLLSNEIIEFVANSRKFMPHFHIPLQSGSNYILGQMRRRYRRELYAEKVALIRQFMPHCSIGVDVIVGFPSESEAYFRETYDFLHQLDISYLHVFTYSERANTLALDIQPVVPIHVRHERNKMLRNLSHKKSQHFAAQHIGQTRKVLFEGHVKDNMMEGYTDNYIKVTTPFREEWVNNIVDWELR; from the coding sequence ATGACACAGGAAAAAACAGTTGCTTTTCATACACTGGGCTGCAAGCTGAACTTTTCAGAAACCTCCGCCATCAGCAGGTTACTGGAACAGGATGGCTTTGTGAAGACAGATTTTGACGGACAGGCCGATGTCTATGTCATCAACACCTGCTCCGTTACCGAAAACGCCGACAAAGAATGCCGGCAGCTCGTACGCCGTATACAACGCCGCGCGCCACAAAGCATGGTAGTTATCACCGGTTGCTATGCACAGCTCAAACCCCAGGAGATCGCCTCCATCGAAGGCGTCGACCTCGTACTGGGCGCCGCCGAAAAGTTCAACATCGTGGATCACCTGAAAACACTCACCAAAGGAGACAGCACCAAAATATGCTCCTGCGATATAGAAGAGGTTAACAGCTTCCACTCCTCCTACTCCATCAACGACCGTACCCGCACCTTCCTCAAGGTACAGGACGGATGCGATTATAACTGCTCCTTCTGCACTATCCCCATGGCACGTGGCAAAAGCCGCAGCGACAGCATCGCCAACGTACTGGTCAACGCCCGTACCCTGGCGGCCAACGGCGCCAAAGAGATCGTCCTCACCGGTATCAACCTCGGCGACTTCGGTAAAGGCTTTGAAGGTGGCAAAAAAAGAGAAGAAAGCTTCTTCGAACTCATACAGGCACTAGACGAAATAGAAGGCATAGACCGCTATCGCATCTCCTCCATAGAACCGAACCTGCTCAGCAATGAGATCATCGAATTCGTGGCCAACAGCCGCAAATTCATGCCGCATTTCCACATCCCTTTGCAAAGTGGTAGTAACTATATCCTCGGCCAGATGCGCCGCCGGTACCGCCGCGAACTCTACGCAGAGAAAGTAGCCCTCATCCGCCAGTTCATGCCGCATTGCAGCATCGGCGTAGATGTCATCGTCGGCTTCCCCTCCGAATCCGAAGCATACTTCCGCGAAACATACGACTTCCTCCATCAACTGGATATATCCTACCTGCACGTATTCACCTACTCAGAAAGAGCCAACACACTGGCCCTCGATATTCAACCAGTCGTACCCATACACGTTCGCCATGAACGCAATAAAATGCTGCGCAACCTCAGCCACAAAAAGTCACAGCACTTCGCCGCACAACATATCGGACAAACCCGCAAAGTCCTCTTTGAAGGTCATGTCAAAGACAACATGATGGAAGGGTATACTGACAACTATATCAAAGTCACCACCCCCTTCCGCGAAGAGTGGGTCAACAATATCGTAGATTGGGAGCTGCGCTGA
- a CDS encoding DUF4258 domain-containing protein — protein MQRFQRYWPVVLLALALFFIWKQHSSTGSDGSGPSVRHVTMPAPVGAGGDFPVAANGARLSRKSLLTYTRHARCRMDCREITKEEIEAILVNGKMNEEKSDLADKPCPTYALEGYAADGQHLRVVFAVCGHETKVVTCIDLERDWSCDCK, from the coding sequence ATGCAGAGATTTCAGCGTTACTGGCCGGTTGTTTTACTGGCATTAGCATTATTCTTCATATGGAAGCAACATAGTTCCACGGGCAGTGACGGATCAGGGCCATCTGTGCGGCATGTGACGATGCCGGCTCCTGTTGGGGCGGGCGGGGATTTTCCGGTAGCGGCGAATGGGGCCAGGTTGAGTCGTAAATCTTTGCTGACTTATACCCGTCATGCGCGTTGCCGGATGGATTGCCGGGAGATCACGAAGGAGGAGATCGAAGCGATCCTGGTGAATGGTAAGATGAATGAAGAGAAATCTGACTTGGCGGATAAGCCCTGTCCTACCTATGCTTTGGAGGGATATGCTGCTGATGGTCAACATTTAAGGGTAGTCTTTGCGGTCTGTGGTCATGAAACGAAGGTAGTGACCTGTATAGACCTGGAGCGGGATTGGAGTTGTGACTGTAAATAA
- a CDS encoding lysophospholipid acyltransferase family protein, with translation MKLKNVLIRPLHALYVIYATIMWLAIMFLILPFIFLASLLGRYKGGNIIFYFLRFWAITWFPLVGIITRRIYAPGVRALKEPCIFVVNHRSYLDAALAVKIMRLPFRPLGKVEMSKIPIFGFIYRNSVVPVDRSNARARAKSVREMMAALKEGISILIFPEGTTNESEAPLRSFHNGAFKIAIETQTPIHPVLYLDCKQRLPHDKGFFSLTPGRCRIVYMQPVPVAGLTIDDIPTLKQQVFELMEAELRKYHHYPTLQPVG, from the coding sequence ATGAAGCTCAAGAATGTGTTGATACGGCCGTTACATGCCTTGTATGTTATTTATGCTACGATCATGTGGCTGGCTATTATGTTCCTGATATTGCCTTTTATTTTTCTGGCTTCTCTGCTGGGCAGGTACAAGGGGGGGAACATTATTTTTTACTTCCTCCGTTTCTGGGCGATCACTTGGTTTCCGCTGGTGGGGATCATTACGCGGCGTATTTATGCGCCCGGGGTAAGGGCGCTCAAGGAGCCCTGCATTTTTGTAGTCAATCACCGGTCTTACCTGGATGCTGCGTTGGCGGTGAAGATCATGCGTTTGCCATTCCGGCCATTAGGTAAGGTAGAGATGTCGAAGATACCCATCTTCGGATTTATCTACCGTAATTCTGTGGTGCCTGTAGACCGTTCCAATGCGCGCGCGCGCGCCAAGAGTGTACGGGAGATGATGGCGGCGCTGAAGGAAGGTATTTCTATATTGATCTTTCCGGAAGGTACTACCAATGAATCGGAAGCACCTTTGCGCAGCTTTCACAACGGTGCTTTTAAAATTGCTATAGAAACGCAGACACCTATTCATCCGGTATTGTACCTGGACTGTAAGCAGCGTTTGCCGCACGATAAAGGATTTTTCAGTCTTACGCCCGGCCGTTGCCGCATTGTGTATATGCAGCCGGTGCCGGTAGCGGGGCTGACGATAGACGATATTCCCACCCTCAAGCAGCAGGTATTTGAACTCATGGAAGCCGAGCTGCGTAAATACCATCACTATCCAACCTTACAGCCAGTAGGATGA
- the priA gene encoding replication restart helicase PriA, whose protein sequence is MKYADVILPLALPKVYTYTVPEHLESLIQAGSRVAVQLGKQKKYAGIVKQVHIQAPAYKTKPVLDVLDKEPVLYPTQLQFWQWIADYYMCTEGEVLNAALPAHLKLSSETLLLFNDAYGEDFTALDEDEYLIAEALLIRKELRIEEVQLILDKSEVYSVIKKLIEKKVCLVYEELKEVYKEKKEKYVQLQAAYQDDERLSALFDELGRAPKQMELLLAYLHLMKTQGEVLQKELLKKSGATTAQLNGLVDKQILRVEERTVDRIQGGGKVTADIDFILSPAQASSLAAIRQCFEDKQVTLLHGVTSSGKTQLYVKMIEEYAATGRQVLYLLPEIALTSQIIRRLQKHFGNRIGIYHSRFSNNERVEIWNKVKTGELQVLLGARSSLLLPFRDLGLIILDEEHDTSYKQQDPAPRYHARDAAIYYASLFGAKVLLGSATPSLESYYNAQQGKYGLVELNERFGGIEMPEIDIVDVKKETAEKTMQGNFTTALKDRITQSLADKKQVILFQNRRGYAPFLLCTTCGWIPDCKQCDVSLTYHRHQDKLHCHYCGTRYPYIYTCAACGSQTLVPKSFGTEKIEEDLKDLFPEARIARMDVDAVRNKDSHNKMIQLLEKQEVDILVGTQMVVKGLDFENVNLVGVLSADSLLSYPDFRVNERAFQLMEQVSGRSGRKHSKGSVVVQASRTQHPVLHYVTAHDYKGMYEHEIAERQQFNYPPFVRLLKITLKHKKQPVVEQAAQVLGHWLQGRLTQPLVGPAAPLVARVRNYYLQEMLIKLPRDGKVIAQIKMMLRDMFVQLLSEKKFRSVIITPDVDTI, encoded by the coding sequence ATGAAGTATGCCGATGTGATATTGCCACTGGCATTGCCTAAAGTATATACTTACACGGTGCCGGAACACCTGGAGTCGCTGATACAGGCGGGTTCGCGTGTAGCGGTGCAATTGGGTAAGCAGAAAAAATATGCAGGTATTGTCAAGCAGGTACATATCCAGGCGCCGGCATACAAGACCAAACCTGTCCTGGATGTGCTGGATAAAGAGCCGGTATTATATCCCACCCAATTACAGTTCTGGCAGTGGATCGCTGACTATTACATGTGTACGGAAGGCGAGGTGCTGAATGCGGCCTTGCCTGCTCACCTGAAGCTGTCGAGCGAGACCTTGCTATTATTCAACGATGCTTACGGAGAGGATTTTACTGCGCTGGATGAGGATGAATATCTCATTGCGGAGGCGTTGCTGATCCGTAAGGAGCTACGTATTGAAGAAGTACAGCTGATACTCGACAAGTCAGAGGTATACTCGGTGATCAAAAAGCTGATCGAGAAGAAGGTATGCCTGGTGTACGAGGAGCTGAAAGAAGTATATAAGGAGAAGAAGGAGAAGTATGTGCAGCTGCAGGCTGCTTACCAGGATGATGAGCGCTTGTCGGCGCTTTTTGACGAGTTAGGGCGGGCACCCAAACAGATGGAGTTACTGCTGGCGTACCTGCACCTGATGAAAACGCAGGGGGAGGTATTACAGAAGGAGCTGTTGAAGAAATCGGGGGCGACGACGGCTCAGTTAAACGGGTTGGTCGACAAGCAGATACTCCGGGTAGAGGAGCGTACGGTGGATCGTATACAGGGAGGCGGGAAGGTTACTGCTGATATTGATTTTATATTAAGTCCTGCGCAGGCATCCAGCCTCGCAGCGATCCGGCAGTGTTTTGAGGATAAGCAAGTGACGTTGCTGCACGGCGTTACTTCCAGTGGCAAGACGCAGCTGTATGTAAAGATGATCGAGGAGTATGCGGCTACAGGCAGGCAGGTATTGTACCTGTTGCCGGAGATCGCGTTGACCTCTCAGATCATTCGCCGGTTGCAGAAACACTTCGGTAACCGTATTGGTATTTATCATTCCCGGTTCAGCAACAATGAGCGGGTGGAGATATGGAACAAGGTAAAGACCGGCGAACTACAAGTATTGCTGGGTGCGCGTTCCAGCCTGTTGTTACCATTCCGGGACCTGGGGTTGATCATATTGGATGAGGAGCACGATACTTCCTATAAGCAACAGGACCCGGCGCCCCGGTATCATGCGCGGGATGCAGCGATCTATTATGCCAGTCTTTTCGGAGCGAAGGTATTGCTGGGATCTGCCACGCCATCACTGGAGTCGTATTACAATGCACAGCAGGGTAAATACGGGCTGGTGGAGCTGAATGAACGTTTTGGTGGTATTGAGATGCCGGAGATCGACATTGTGGATGTAAAGAAAGAGACGGCGGAGAAGACGATGCAAGGCAACTTTACCACGGCATTGAAAGACCGTATTACACAAAGCCTGGCAGATAAGAAACAGGTGATCCTTTTCCAGAACCGGCGGGGATATGCACCTTTCCTGTTATGTACTACGTGTGGCTGGATACCGGACTGTAAGCAATGTGATGTATCGCTGACGTATCATCGTCACCAGGACAAATTACACTGTCACTATTGTGGTACACGTTACCCTTACATATATACCTGTGCGGCCTGTGGCAGCCAGACGCTGGTGCCGAAGAGTTTCGGTACGGAGAAGATAGAGGAGGACCTGAAGGACTTGTTTCCGGAGGCGCGCATTGCCCGTATGGATGTGGATGCGGTCCGTAACAAGGACAGTCATAATAAGATGATTCAGCTGCTGGAGAAGCAGGAGGTGGATATATTGGTGGGGACACAGATGGTGGTGAAGGGATTGGACTTTGAGAATGTGAACCTGGTAGGTGTGTTGAGTGCGGATAGTTTGTTGAGCTATCCGGATTTCCGGGTGAATGAGCGGGCCTTTCAGTTGATGGAGCAGGTGAGTGGCCGTTCGGGCCGTAAGCATAGTAAAGGGTCTGTGGTGGTACAGGCGAGCCGTACGCAGCATCCGGTGCTGCATTATGTGACGGCGCATGACTATAAGGGCATGTATGAGCATGAGATCGCGGAGCGGCAGCAGTTCAACTATCCACCATTTGTACGGTTATTGAAGATCACGTTAAAACATAAGAAACAGCCTGTTGTAGAGCAGGCGGCGCAGGTGCTGGGGCATTGGCTCCAGGGGCGGCTGACGCAGCCGCTGGTAGGGCCTGCAGCACCACTGGTGGCCAGGGTGCGTAACTATTACCTGCAGGAGATGCTGATCAAATTACCGCGGGATGGTAAGGTGATCGCACAGATTAAAATGATGCTGCGGGATATGTTTGTGCAGCTGCTGTCGGAAAAAAAATTCCGGAGCGTTATTATCACTCCGGATGTAGATACTATATAA
- a CDS encoding DUF3857 domain-containing protein codes for MKKILLLAACSMLVCISSTKAQINNYLKDTWQENATLDNIAPPMGQQPSYIIVSNIIARDFNLPSSLQYAGVAHLKTFYRRIHINTTAGADSLTQLVLPIEADEKFHYIQARSIYPDGHSNPLKMEPATMTDGRKAIVLLTPQLQAGCQVEYDLTVKVYDSYNGIDQLQSAHPCQSATFILRAPAKQQFRIQYYNSAEQINTVEENNVRVYIGSFKNIPPISASSLYFPTPHLLSVGFALYKEDKNATPLTWQQWGEQAFIQYVNTDRFEVKRLEKELDKWPFLRQRMPLPALIYQVEHQLKTQYPISASDEEGPVDIATMLRSKATTPYGMIRLMASVYYALGIRCQLLFTSARDEMPIDTGLLVPKLAHNVLLYFPDVKLALAPTEPNTRFPFIPPMWGNIPGVRTRDTLINNQSKILTDIINTPLPDYTRNNISVEAALRLNTNTDSVQLQCTQTFGGYPATTIRQLVATPKAGSKEEIYASLLPIPYAGRGVYSQESTQDSWSAGNMNEPVTIRTRAAAASMIQHNGKQLLIKLGDLLTNQSPRHELLMPPQELPVEMAFPFYLERRITFDIPNGYKVTNLSSLNKDLHEEDNGKQLLGYKMSYRQEDRQLHIFAMEWYQRTSWEGKSKDTFRRIMQLISELKASTLILEKE; via the coding sequence ATGAAAAAGATTCTTCTGCTGGCAGCCTGTAGTATGCTGGTATGCATTAGCAGCACCAAGGCACAGATCAATAATTACCTGAAAGATACCTGGCAGGAAAACGCCACTTTAGACAATATAGCTCCTCCCATGGGGCAACAACCGTCTTACATCATCGTATCCAATATCATCGCTCGGGATTTCAACCTCCCTTCCTCCTTGCAATATGCCGGAGTAGCCCATCTGAAAACATTCTACAGAAGGATACATATCAATACCACCGCTGGCGCCGACAGCCTTACACAACTGGTGCTACCCATAGAAGCAGACGAGAAGTTCCACTACATACAAGCCAGGTCCATCTATCCCGATGGACACAGCAACCCACTTAAAATGGAACCGGCTACCATGACCGATGGCCGAAAAGCAATCGTCCTCCTCACCCCGCAACTGCAAGCAGGCTGCCAGGTCGAATACGACCTCACCGTCAAAGTCTATGACAGCTACAATGGCATCGATCAGCTACAGTCCGCACATCCCTGCCAGTCCGCCACTTTCATCCTGAGAGCTCCTGCCAAACAGCAGTTCCGCATACAGTATTATAATAGCGCCGAACAGATCAACACCGTCGAAGAAAACAATGTGAGAGTATATATAGGCTCCTTCAAAAATATACCGCCCATCAGCGCCAGCAGCCTTTATTTCCCCACACCGCACCTCCTGAGCGTCGGCTTCGCCCTCTATAAGGAAGATAAGAACGCCACACCGCTCACCTGGCAACAATGGGGCGAACAGGCCTTTATCCAATATGTCAACACCGACCGCTTCGAAGTAAAACGCCTCGAAAAAGAATTGGACAAATGGCCCTTCCTCCGTCAGCGAATGCCCCTGCCCGCCCTGATATACCAGGTAGAACACCAGCTGAAAACACAATATCCCATCTCCGCCTCCGACGAAGAAGGTCCCGTAGATATCGCCACCATGCTACGCAGCAAAGCCACCACCCCCTATGGCATGATACGCCTGATGGCTTCCGTTTACTATGCCCTGGGCATCCGCTGCCAGCTGCTCTTCACCAGCGCAAGAGACGAAATGCCCATAGATACCGGCTTACTCGTACCCAAACTGGCTCACAATGTACTGCTGTACTTCCCCGATGTGAAGCTGGCATTGGCTCCCACGGAACCTAATACACGCTTTCCATTCATACCCCCCATGTGGGGCAACATCCCGGGCGTTCGTACCCGCGACACATTGATCAACAACCAGAGCAAAATACTAACTGATATCATCAACACCCCGCTACCTGATTATACACGCAACAATATCAGCGTGGAAGCGGCATTGCGCCTCAACACCAACACCGACAGCGTTCAGCTGCAATGCACACAGACATTCGGCGGCTATCCCGCTACCACCATCCGGCAGCTAGTAGCCACCCCCAAAGCCGGCAGTAAAGAGGAAATATACGCCTCCCTGCTACCCATCCCTTATGCCGGCAGAGGAGTATACAGCCAGGAAAGTACACAGGACAGCTGGTCCGCCGGCAATATGAATGAACCGGTCACCATACGCACCCGCGCAGCAGCTGCCTCCATGATACAACACAATGGCAAACAACTGCTCATCAAACTCGGAGACCTCCTCACCAACCAGTCTCCTCGCCACGAACTCCTGATGCCACCGCAGGAACTGCCCGTAGAAATGGCCTTCCCCTTCTACCTGGAAAGAAGGATCACCTTCGATATCCCCAATGGATACAAAGTGACCAATCTCTCCTCCCTCAATAAAGACCTGCATGAAGAAGATAATGGCAAACAACTGCTGGGGTATAAAATGAGCTATCGCCAGGAAGACCGGCAACTGCACATCTTCGCCATGGAATGGTACCAGCGCACCAGCTGGGAAGGTAAAAGCAAAGACACCTTCCGCCGCATCATGCAACTGATCAGCGAATTAAAAGCCAGTACCCTGATATTGGAAAAGGAATAA
- a CDS encoding oxidoreductase: protein MHNIPSSQTAIIIGATGLTGSFLTSRLLQERQYANIRVLVRQPDLHPRQGLEIVIVDFENEPALAAAMKGADVVFCCIGTTIRKAGSQANFRKVDYDIPVRCARIAREQGIQQFLLMSSIGANANTRNFYLRTKGEAEQALLSTGIPAVHIFRPSVLLGPRKEFRLGETVGQLLIQVFYFLLQGSWRKYRAIKAATVAQAMINAAAKQETGPHIYESDAIQQLGLYTK from the coding sequence GTGCATAACATACCGAGCTCACAAACAGCGATCATCATCGGTGCCACCGGCCTGACCGGTAGCTTCCTCACCTCTAGGCTGCTACAGGAGCGGCAATACGCCAATATCCGGGTGCTGGTTCGCCAACCCGATCTGCATCCCCGGCAAGGACTGGAGATCGTTATCGTCGATTTCGAAAATGAGCCGGCACTGGCAGCTGCCATGAAAGGCGCCGACGTAGTATTCTGCTGCATAGGTACCACCATCCGCAAAGCAGGCAGCCAGGCCAATTTCAGAAAAGTAGACTACGACATTCCCGTTCGCTGCGCACGCATCGCCCGCGAACAGGGCATACAACAATTCCTCCTCATGTCCTCCATCGGCGCCAATGCCAATACCAGGAACTTTTACCTGCGTACCAAAGGAGAAGCCGAACAGGCACTACTATCCACCGGCATCCCCGCCGTACATATCTTCCGCCCCTCCGTATTACTGGGCCCTCGCAAAGAATTCCGCCTGGGAGAAACAGTAGGACAGCTACTAATACAGGTGTTCTATTTCCTGCTCCAGGGCAGCTGGCGTAAGTATCGCGCCATCAAAGCGGCCACTGTAGCGCAAGCCATGATAAACGCAGCGGCAAAACAGGAAACAGGCCCGCATATCTATGAATCAGATGCCATCCAGCAACTGGGACTGTATACCAAATAA
- the murB gene encoding UDP-N-acetylmuramate dehydrogenase, with translation MQVSENVGLRPYNTFGIDAKARYFASFSSTDELQTLLQDARWQPYSRMILGGGSNLLFTRDVDALVLKNELKGIEIIREEGDAVYVKAGAGESWHAFVQYCIAHNLAGLENLSLIPGNVGASPMQNIGAYGVEIKDTFHSLDAYHLQDRAVVTFDNAACGFGYRESVFKRQYKGQFVILSVIFKLSRTPHFNTSYGAIEEELKRMNVQALSIQAISQAVINIRSSKLPNPKEIGNAGSFFKNPTVDAAKYHALKAEFPALAAYPAPQGQYKLAAGWLIEQCGWKGYREGDAGVHAKQALVLVNYGHAAGADIYNLSQRVLDSVQERFGVQLEREVNIL, from the coding sequence ATGCAGGTATCAGAAAATGTCGGCCTCCGGCCCTATAATACGTTCGGGATAGATGCGAAAGCACGTTATTTTGCTTCTTTCAGTTCCACCGATGAGTTACAGACCCTCTTACAGGATGCGCGCTGGCAGCCTTATTCCCGGATGATCCTGGGAGGTGGCAGCAACCTGTTGTTCACCCGTGATGTGGATGCGCTGGTGCTTAAAAACGAGCTGAAAGGCATTGAAATCATCCGGGAGGAAGGGGATGCGGTGTATGTAAAGGCAGGGGCCGGAGAGAGCTGGCATGCGTTCGTACAGTATTGTATTGCTCATAACCTGGCCGGGCTGGAGAACCTGTCGCTGATACCCGGTAATGTAGGCGCCAGTCCTATGCAGAACATTGGCGCTTATGGGGTGGAGATAAAGGATACATTCCATTCGCTGGACGCGTATCATTTGCAGGATCGGGCGGTGGTGACGTTTGACAATGCCGCCTGTGGTTTTGGTTACCGGGAGAGTGTTTTCAAAAGGCAGTATAAAGGTCAGTTCGTTATATTATCCGTTATTTTCAAATTGAGCCGTACTCCTCATTTCAATACCAGTTATGGTGCTATCGAGGAGGAGTTGAAACGTATGAATGTGCAGGCATTGTCTATCCAGGCGATCAGCCAGGCGGTGATCAACATCCGCAGTTCGAAGTTGCCCAATCCCAAAGAGATCGGCAATGCTGGTAGTTTTTTCAAGAACCCGACGGTGGATGCTGCGAAATACCATGCGTTGAAGGCGGAGTTTCCTGCATTGGCGGCATATCCTGCGCCTCAAGGGCAGTATAAGCTGGCGGCGGGATGGTTGATAGAGCAATGTGGCTGGAAAGGTTACCGCGAAGGCGATGCCGGTGTACATGCCAAACAGGCGCTGGTATTGGTCAACTATGGACATGCTGCCGGTGCGGACATATACAACTTGTCGCAGCGGGTACTAGATAGTGTGCAGGAGCGCTTCGGTGTGCAGCTGGAAAGGGAGGTGAACATTTTATAA
- a CDS encoding YpdA family putative bacillithiol disulfide reductase, with protein sequence MDQEILDILIVGGGPIGLACALTAQQAGLSYLIVEKGCLVNSLYNYPLNMTFFSTSERLEIGGIPFVSNNPKPTRPEALEYYRRVATSRELHTRLFETVQQITPTPAGYTVQTDKTTYQARHVIIATGFYDIPNLLQVPGEDQPKVRHYYRDPHFYAMQDVLVVGANNSAVDAALETYRKGARVTMVIRESQIGPRVKYWVKPDIENRIKEGTIKAYFHSSVAAIRPHEVDINTPDGIVTVPNDFVIAMTGYQPNFSFLEKAGVQLSADAKRCPVYNPDTMETNRQGIYLAGVVCGGMDTHLWFIENSREHADKIIKDILQKKTA encoded by the coding sequence ATGGACCAGGAAATATTAGATATATTGATAGTAGGTGGCGGCCCCATCGGCCTCGCCTGCGCACTCACCGCTCAACAGGCAGGACTTTCTTATCTGATCGTGGAAAAAGGTTGCCTGGTAAATTCGCTGTATAATTATCCGCTTAACATGACCTTCTTCTCCACCTCCGAAAGATTGGAGATAGGCGGTATACCTTTCGTCTCCAATAATCCCAAACCTACCCGGCCGGAAGCACTGGAATACTATCGCCGCGTAGCCACTTCCCGCGAGCTGCATACCCGCCTCTTCGAAACCGTACAACAGATCACACCCACCCCCGCAGGATATACCGTACAGACCGACAAAACCACCTACCAGGCGCGTCATGTCATCATAGCCACCGGCTTCTACGATATCCCCAACCTGCTACAAGTGCCGGGAGAAGACCAGCCCAAAGTAAGACACTACTACCGCGACCCGCACTTCTATGCCATGCAGGACGTACTCGTCGTAGGCGCCAACAACTCAGCCGTCGACGCCGCCCTCGAAACCTATCGCAAAGGCGCCCGCGTAACCATGGTCATCCGCGAAAGCCAGATAGGCCCACGCGTAAAATATTGGGTCAAACCGGATATAGAAAACAGGATCAAAGAAGGAACCATCAAAGCCTACTTCCACTCCTCCGTCGCAGCCATACGACCACACGAAGTAGATATCAACACCCCCGATGGCATCGTCACCGTACCCAACGACTTCGTTATCGCTATGACAGGCTACCAACCCAACTTCTCCTTCCTCGAAAAAGCTGGCGTACAACTGTCAGCCGATGCCAAACGCTGCCCGGTATACAACCCGGACACCATGGAAACAAATAGGCAGGGAATATACCTCGCAGGTGTAGTATGCGGAGGAATGGACACACACCTCTGGTTCATCGAGAACTCTCGGGAACATGCAGATAAGATCATCAAAGATATCCTGCAGAAAAAGACCGCCTGA
- a CDS encoding type 1 glutamine amidotransferase, which produces MTIHYFQHVPFEDPGCIIDWATQKQYQLKATHWYDQPTVPDISGIDLLIIMGGPMSVHDQAKYPWLSIEKELIAATIRAGKPALGICLGAQLIADVLGAAVRPHTHKEIGWFPVSFSTIGLPTLKQVFPEAQNVFHWHGDTFAIPDKAVLFASTPICSNQAFIYQDRVVGLQFHLEVTSITLEKMISHGLDDLTPAPYIQYASEMLEQQALIPACNATMFRLLDQLAALAQPA; this is translated from the coding sequence ATGACTATACACTACTTTCAACATGTGCCCTTTGAAGACCCGGGCTGTATCATCGATTGGGCAACACAAAAACAATATCAACTCAAAGCCACCCACTGGTATGATCAACCCACCGTACCAGACATCTCCGGTATAGACCTGCTCATCATCATGGGAGGCCCTATGAGCGTACACGATCAGGCAAAATATCCCTGGTTATCCATCGAAAAAGAACTCATCGCCGCCACCATCCGGGCTGGCAAACCAGCACTGGGCATCTGCCTCGGCGCACAACTCATCGCCGACGTATTGGGCGCCGCCGTACGCCCGCATACCCATAAAGAAATTGGCTGGTTCCCGGTGAGCTTCAGCACCATCGGCCTGCCCACACTCAAGCAGGTATTCCCCGAAGCACAAAATGTATTCCACTGGCATGGCGATACCTTCGCCATCCCTGACAAAGCGGTCCTCTTCGCCAGCACGCCCATCTGCTCCAACCAGGCATTCATCTACCAGGATCGCGTCGTAGGCCTGCAGTTCCATCTCGAAGTAACCAGCATCACCTTGGAAAAAATGATCTCCCACGGCCTCGACGACCTCACACCGGCTCCCTATATACAATATGCGTCCGAAATGCTGGAACAACAGGCGCTCATCCCGGCATGCAATGCCACCATGTTCCGACTCCTCGACCAACTGGCTGCATTGGCACAACCCGCCTGA